The sequence below is a genomic window from Puniceicoccus vermicola.
TGTCCAAGGAGTCTTCATCACCACCACTGGGGAAGCCCCCGGAGTCAACCGCTTGGAAATCGTGGGTGACCGAGGCCGCTTGGAAATCTCTGGTGGCGACACCCTCAAATATCATCGCAACGAAGTTCCCGCGCAGAAGCACCTCGGCGAGTCGAAGACCGGATTCGAGAAACCATCCACATGGGATGTCTCGATCCCGACCGAAGGGGGCGGAGAGCAACACGTTGGCATTCTGAAGAACTTTGTCGGCGCCATCACCGGAAAGGAAAAGCTCATCGCTCCTGCGATCGAAGGCATCCACTCCGTCGAGCTCGCCAACGCCATGCTCCTCTCTGGCTTCACCGACAAGCCGGTTCAAGTGCCGATCGACAGCGCCGCCTATGCCGCTGAACTGAAGAGCCGCATTGAGAACTCTACCTTCGTCAAGAAGACAGTCGAAGCTGGCGAAGCCAGCGACTTCTCCAAAAGCTTCTAAGCGAACCCCGGAAGGAACGAAATTATTATGAGTAAAGACGGAATGAACTACGCCCCGGAAGCGGCGACCGAAAAGGTCGTCGAAAAGGGAGAATTTGTCTTCGCCGCCAGCCACTTCGACCACGGCCACATCTACGGTCAATTGAGCAACCTGGCCAAAGCCGGGGGCACCCTGAAGTGGGTCTACTCCGAAGACCCGGCCAAGCTGGATCCGATCAAAGATCATCTGGATGCCGGGACCAAGGTCGCCACGCGCTTCGAAGACATCCTGGAAGACCCGGAGGTGCAATTGGTCACCTCGGCCGCCATCCCCAACCGCCGGGCCGAAGTCGGATTTCAGGTGATGGATGCGGGTAAGGACTACTTCACCGACAAGTCGCCCTTCACCACCCTCGAGCAGCTCGCCCAAGCCCGGGCAAAGATCGCAGAGACGGGCCGCAAGTACATGGTCTCCTATTCGGAGCGCCTCATGAACGAATCGGCATGGCATGCCGGTGAATTGATCAAGAACGGCGCCATCGGTCGCGTGCTCCAGATCCTCAATCTTGCCCCTCACAACCTCGCCGCCAGCAGCCGTCCGGCCTGGTTCTTCGACAAGGAAGCCTATGGTGGAATCATCACCGACATCGGTTCCCACCAGTTTGAGCAGTTCCTCGAATACTCCGGAGCGACCGACGGACAGGTTCTCTCCGCCCGCGTGGAAAATTTTGCCAATGCCGAAACTCCCGGCCTCGAAGATTTTGGTGAAGCCAGCCTCCAGCTCAGCACCGGCGCTTCCGCCTACTGCCGAATGGATTGGTTCAACCCGGCCAAGTCCCGCACCTGGGGCGACGGGCGCACTTTCATTCTCGGCGAAAAAGGCTACATGGAGCTTCGCAAATATATCAATGTTTGCGAGGAAAACGGCGGCAACAAGATCTTCCTCGTCAACAATGACACCGAAGAGATGATCGAGTGCGCAGGCCGCGTCGGGTTCCCCTTCTTCGGCCGCTTTATCCTCGACTGCCTGAATCGCACCGAGAAAGCCATGACCCAAGATCATGCCCTCAAAGCCGCAGAGCTCTCGATGCTCGCCCAGCAGGAAGCTGACCGCAAAAGCTGATTCTTCCGATACCCAATCAAACGGCAAACAACGAACTTATGAAAACCTCACAAATCGCCATTCAATTCTACACCCTGCGGGATTTCACCAATTCCGTTGAGGACTTTGCGGAAACCTGCCGCAAAGTCGCCGCCATCGGCTACCAAGCCGTTCAGATCAGCGGCGTCGATTATTCGGTCGTTCCGACGGAGAAAATCAAAGAGATCTGCGCGGAAAATGGCCTGACCATCTGCGCCACTCACGAGCCCAGCGATCTCGTCCTCGATAATCCTGAGCAAGTGGTGAAAAATCTCTCCGCACTCGGCACAAAGGCCACGGCGTATCCATTCCCGAAAGACATTGATTTCGGAAGCGAAGAATCCGTCGCTGGCTTGATCCAAAAGCTCAACGCCTCTGGCAAAGTGCTGGCCGATGCCGGTATGGTTTTGACCTACCACAACCACCACCATGAGTTCCGTAAACTCGACGGGCGGATCATCCTCGAACGCATTTATGCCGAAACCGATCCCGAACACCTTCAAGGCGAGATCGATACCTACTGGGTGCAGTTTGGCGGTGGAGATCCAGCGGGCTGGTGCCGCTGCTTGAAGAACCGCCTTCCACTCCTCCACCTCAAGGACTACCGCATCAACGACGAGACCCAAGTCGAGTTCTCCGAAATCGGCCAAGGAAACCTGAATATTCCCGGCATCATCAGCGCCGCCGAAGAATCCGGTTGCGAATGGTTCATCGTCGAGCAGGACAGCTGCCCCGGCGACCCCTTCGAATCGATTAAAATCAGTTTCGATTATCTGAAGACTCTCGCAATCGACTGAGATCAGAATATCCTCTGATTTTCCCCATTTCCGGTCCGCTTACCGTGGCTGGGTCACTGAACCCACAGCCACGGTAAGGCGGACCTTTTTTATGCAAGAACGGTTACTGTAGGGGCGCAGCTTCAGCTGCCCCCATTGCGTATTTCTCGGACGGATCCGCTCTGGGAAGACCTTCCGCGACTACAGGACCGCGCAGCTAAAGCTGAGCGGCTACTCGTAGGGGAGCAGCTTCAGCTGCCCCCATTGCGTATTTCTCGGACGGATCGTTCTGGAAAGACCTTCCGTGACCACAGGACCGCGCAGCTAAAGCTGAGCGGCTACTGTAGGGGAGCAGCTTCAGCTGCCCCCATTGCGATTTCTTCGGACGCATCGTTCTGGGAAGACCTTCCGCAACCACAGGACCGCGCAGCTAAAGCTGAGCGGCTACTCGTAGGGGAGCAGCTTCAGCTGCCCCCATTGCGTATTTCTCCGACGGATCGTTCTGGGCAGACCTTCCGCGACTACAGGACCGCACAGCTAAAGTTACTGGCATTCCGCCTTCAAACCACTCGCCCGAAAGATCATCCGCGCAAACGCATCTCCCACAAGGTCTCCTCGCCGATCCGGCGGGAGAAAGCCTCTCGGGGACGACGAGTGCCCAAAATCTCGAACGTTGGGGAGAAGAGTTCGCGGACTTGATCGGCCGAAATTCCCCACGGAGGCGGATTCTCTTCCTCCATCTCCGTGAAAAGGATGGCGAAGAAGAGCCCTCCCGGCTTCAACAGACGGGCGAACTGATCCGAAGCAGTCCGCCAATGGTCCGGGCCGATGGCACAGAGAAACGTGTGCTCAAAGACTCCATCAAAGGCATCTTCCTCCACTTCCGCAGTGAGAAGATTCCGAACGTCAAAACGAACACCTGCCTCTGCATAAAGTTCCCGAGCCTGCGCGACAGCCGTCGGCGCCAAATCCCAACCCTCGACCTCATGCCCGCCGCGGGACAACGCGGCCACATCGTGCCCGAACCCGCACCCGGGAACCAGAATTTTTCGGGGCTTCCCAAAAAACTCCAGCGCCTCTGCGACTGCAGGTACTGATTTTCCGTGGTCCCAGGGAGCATTTCCTTCTCGATATCTTCGCTCCCAATCGGTTCCCTCGTTGTATTCTGAATTTCCCTCTGTCAATTTCATAACCATGTCCGAACGGATCCAAATCAAAGCCAGCGACTCCGCTTCCGCAAACGCAGACCTCGTTCTTTTCAAGACGAAAGGGGATTTCATCCCTCGTCCCTTTCGCTCCGAAGAATTCGATGGGTCTGCTCAGACCTGTCTGCTCTTCCACGCAGCCGAGCGACGGGAGTTCTATGTCGGCCTCGGAGACGCCGACCAGGTCACCAGCAATAGCTATCGGCAAGCTTCCGGGCAGGCGATTCGCAAAGCGATCAACCTGGGATCCGACGAAATCCTTATCGATGTCAGTGAAATCGAGAACCGCGTGGTCGAGATCGCCCAAGGACTGACCGTCGGAGCCTACCATTTCGATGAGTTCCAGGCTGAAAAGAAGACCAAGAAAACCGTCAAGGTGGTTCTGATCGGCCCGAAAAAATCGCTCAAGTCGATCCGGAATCTCATCGCTCGGGGAATTTCCCTCGGCCAGGCGACCAACTATGTCCGGCATCTGGGCAATCTCCCTGGGAACATCATCACGCCCGAAACCTTGGCCAAAGAAGCTCGCAATCTCGGCCAAGAACATGAATTGAAATGCCAGATCTGGACCAAATCCGGATTGCAGCGGGACGGCTTTGGCGGACTCCTCGCCGTCGGCGGAGGCTCCAGCAACGACCCCCGACTCATTCGCCTCGATTATACAACCGAGAAAAAGAACGCCCCCACCCTGGCACTCGTCGGAAAAGCCATCACTTTCGATTCCGGAGGACTCTGCATCAAAGGCGCCGACCACATGGATGAGATGAAGTTCGACAAGATGGGAGGTTGTTCCGTCCTCGGCATCATGAAGGCCGTCGCCGAATTGAAGCCGGACTGTAACGTCATCGGCATTCTCGCTTCCGCCGAGAACATGACCGGTGGCAGCGCCTACCGCCCCGGCGATATCGTCCGCACCTTTGACGGTCAAACCGTCGAAGTCGCCAACACCGACGCCGAGGGGCGAATCGTCCTCGCAGACGCCCTGGGCTACGTCCGGGAACGCGTGAAACCCGACATGGTGATCGACATGGCCACCCTCACCGGAGCTTGTGTGGCCGCCCTCGGAGAGGAACGGGGAGGGCTCTTCTGCCGCGACGAAGACTTAACCCGAATCATGCAGAAATGCGGGGAACAGACCGGAGAACGCGTCTGGCCCCTCCCGTTTGAGGAAGAATTTGACTCGCAGATTGAGAGCGAGGTCGCGGATGTCCGCAACCTGGGCAAGACCCGCTGGGGCGGCGCCTCCACAGCCGCCACCTTCCTCGCCCGTTGGACCAAGGGACTCCCCCACATTCATCTCGATATCGCGGGCCCGGCAATGACCGCAATTCCCAAGCAATATCGTGGACCGGGAGCCACCGGATTCGGTGTGGGCCTCGTCTATGCATTCGTAGAAAGCTGGACTCAACTGAACCAAAAATCAAAATAAGCGGAAGAATGGCAGAAGATAAAGTAGTGGAACGCCGGCGAGAGATTGTCGATCGGATCATCGCCGGAGAAACACAAGTTTCCATCGCCAAGGAGATTGGGGTCACCCGTCAGGCTATCAATCAGATTTATCGATCCTTCCAGGAAGAAGGCGAAGCCTATTTCGAACGTCCCGGCCGTGGCCGCCAGCGGGAGGTCGACCTCCTCTCCCCCGACGAAAAGCAACAGATGGTCGACTGGGTCCTCGCCAATCCCCCAAGCGCCATTGGAGCGAAGGAAAAGAGATGGACCCTCCGCCTCGTCAAGCGGGCCATTGTCCACCAACTGGACAAACGCGTCCGGCTCCCGGTAGCCCACGGAGTCTTCCACGCCGCTTTCCCCGAACGAGTGACCGTCCTCCCCAGTGAGAAAGGCATGCGCAGACGCCCCCGCAAGCCCAAGACTGAATCCTCCTCCACGACCCCAACCCAATCCCCTTCACAAACGGCCCCCCGCCCGAGGGTGACATCGAGCCGCGAAACGGAAGACGGATTCCCCTCCATTGAGGAAATGGCTGAAATGAATCGCGCAACCCTCGAAGCCCGGAAGGGCAAGCCTACCGCCAAAGCGAAAAGAAAGAAATAAAACAGAGCACAATATGCCTTCCGGCACCTCTCACCGGTCGAATCACTGTTCGCAAAGGCTTCGTTCAAAGGGATATCGCGAAGCGAATTGAACCGGGTTGATGACGTTCTCCTCTAGATTCTGGTCGTAATTCATCAGAATCAGCCCTCCCCATCGCGCGTTTCAATGAACGCCTCATCGTTCGGTCGAATTCGAACCACAAAGATCATCGAGAGGGCTCCGATCATCGGCCGCCGTGCGCTGGAGCACATGGGTATAGATCATCGTCGTCGAGACGTCCGCATGGCCCAGCAGCTCCTGCAACTCCCGGATGTTCTTACCCCGCTGCAGCAGATGAGTGGCAAAGGAATGCCGCAGGACGTGCGGGGTGATCCGCTTGTCAATCCCCGCCTTCCCCGCCGCCCGCTTCACCTCACGCTGCACCGTCTTGTCCATTACATGGTGCCGCCGAACCACTCCGCTACGCGGATCCACCGCCAACTGCTTTGCTGGAAAAACATACTGCCAGATCCACTCACCAGCCGCCTTCGGGTACTTGCGCTGAAGTGAATCCGGAAGCCAGACATTTCCGTGCCCCAATGACCGATCCCCCTCGTGCAACTCTCTCACCCGGTCGAGATGATTCCGCAGCGGCTCATGCAACGACAGCGGCAGATAGGTAGTTCTATCCTTATCTCCCTTCCCTCCGCGCACAATCAATTGCCCCTGCCCGAAATCCAAATCCTTGACCCGCAAACGAACGACCTCGCTCACCCGTAACCCTCCCCCATACATTAGGCGACCAATCAGGGCCATCGACCCCTCCAACTCGCCGAGCAGGATCGTAACCTCCGGCACCGTTAAAACCACCGGGATCCGACGCCGCGTCGGGGCTCTGACCACGCCAGCAGTGTCCCCCGGATCGAGTCCCAGCACCTCGCGGTAGAAAAACAAAATTGCATTGAAAGCCTGATTCTGGGTGCCCGCGGCCACTTTTTCCACCGTCGCCAAATCCGTCAAAAAATCACCGAAATGCGCAGGCGTAATCTCCTTCGGTGCGACCTCACCCGCAAATTTGGCGAATCGCTTCAGCCAGCCCAAGTAGGACTGCTCCGTCCGCAAGGCCATCTGCTTCACCCGAATCCGCTTCCGCGTCGATTCCATCGCCTCCTGCCAGGATTCGAACGACTCAGCCTGCGCGCCCAACACCCGCTCGAACTGCTCAATCCCCAGGTGCCTCCGGCAATACCAACGCAACGTCTCCTCGGCCTGACGCAACTGCCAATCCTCAAACCGACCCGACGATCGCAAATCATCGACGTGCTGGAGATACTCCTTCGGCGCCCGATCCCGCATCTCCCCCTCCGTACGCCCCCGGATGAAATATTGCAAATACTTCACCCGATACGGAATCGTCTTCTCCGGCCACCGCCCGAACTTCCGCATAGCCAACTCAACCGCATCCAGATTTTCCGCCATGTCGCAATATCCGTTAATCCCTCATGTCGCATAACGTCAAGACCATTAAGGCAGGTCCCCTCCTCGACCCTTGACTTCATAGGCCCCCATGCCAATGCTCCGATTCAACGCCGTGTGGAATTTCACACCACGGCTACCAATGAACGTTGGAGAAAAAATAATGAAAGAAACCTCCACATCCATTACTCCTCACAAAATTAACAAACCCATCCAGATTTTGGGTGCATGGTTAGCGGGGTTAATACTTATTGATACATCCTTTTTGACTGCGGCCCAATTTCTTGATGAACCTAGTTGGCTGTCCAGTTTACTCGTGATAGCATCAATCTTGAATGTTCCATTGTTTCTATTTGGTCTATACCAACTTCAAACGAAATTTCGAAAGGAATTACAGGACGACGAATACTACTCTAAGCATCTGGAACGAGAAAGTGAAAAAGACTACGAACAAAGATTAAATATTTTAGAAAAAGAGAAGAAAAATGCATTATTAACGGTTGAAGGAGGCGAGAAATTTTCATCTAAGATTGATGGATTTTCGAGTGCAGTAAAAAAGGTTAAAAGAGAAAATGAATACACTGCATCGGACTGGTCGTTTTTAGGGATTGAGGAATATCGAAAAAACAATTTCAGATTAGCCCAATCTTACTTCGAAAAAGCCCTTGAATTGGATCCTGAAGAAATAATGAGTCTAAATAATTTAGGAACGCTCCTTAATTGTAATGGACGTTATCAAGAAGCGTTGGATATGCTCGATAAAGCTATCTCGATTGATCCGAAGTATCCTCTTCCTTATCACAATAAGGGTAATGTATTCATTAACACCGAAGAATACGACGAAGCCGAAAAGTTCTTTAGGTTGGCTCATAAACTTATGCCCAAACATCCTGCACCATTGAACAGTATTGGTTGCGCCCTTTTTAAGAAAAAGGAAGATGAAGAGGCTCTCATTTATTTCGACTTGGCTCTTCTTTTGGATCCTAAATATCCCGATCCATATATTGGGAGAGGATCTCTGAAATACCACAATAGTGATTATTGGGGAGCTGTTTCAGATGCAACAAAGGCTATAGTTCTAGGAAAAAAAGATAGTATGCCTTTTAAAAATAGAGCACTAGCATACAAAAAATTGGAGCTTTTCTCAAAAGCTGCCTCTGATTATGAAACACTTAGCCGAATTGAACCCGACAAAATTGATTGGATAAAACAATCAGCTGATAATTTTTATAGAGCAAATGACTACGAAAAGGCAAAGGCTGCTTACTCAAAAATCGGAATAAACCATGATGAATACGCTTCAGCTCAATTGAACTTGATTGAGATTAGTTTGCTTCATAACGAAGTAGAAGAAGCAAAACATAAGTTGGAATTACTATCGAATGTTGTCAAAGGAGAGGACAACATCGTAGTTCTGAAGATTTTTGAATATATCTGCAGCTCGATGTCTGACTCTCTTGGTGATAAAGAAAAGGAAGAATATTTAAACTTCTTTGAATCAAAATCAGAATTTGGGTGGTCTCTTAAAGAAATAAAGGAACTGTCGAACAAGGACTTTGTTACGTCATCGCAAAAGAAAGAGATAGAAGAGCTCGTAACTAAGATTCAAAATAAACCTAACTCCAACAAGGCAGTTGAAGTAACTGCGAGAAGCTCCGCTTCCCGCAGCACTTCACTTTGACGTTCAGGAGATAGAATTTTGAAAAAAGCGAGAGAGTCCAAATTGAAAACCCTGCTGGGATGGGGATTTATCGTTTTTATTCTGCTCTATTTTGTGCTCACGTGAATAAATGGAAGGCAACTGGAGATTTTGACCTGAATCCAATTTTTGGATGGAATGGCGTCGGTTACTGGGGGTTCTTTCTGCTTGTGCTCCTCGGAACTGCGTTAAGTTTTTGCTATTCGAAATGGAGAAAAAGAAGAAAACAAGATTCCCTGAACCAATCTGCATAGGCAACCCGTCGTTACCGCCCGTGAAATCGTCAACCAATAGAACGCTGGACCTCTCAGGCCGGGACGCCTAGCCTCGACG
It includes:
- a CDS encoding integron integrase; protein product: MAENLDAVELAMRKFGRWPEKTIPYRVKYLQYFIRGRTEGEMRDRAPKEYLQHVDDLRSSGRFEDWQLRQAEETLRWYCRRHLGIEQFERVLGAQAESFESWQEAMESTRKRIRVKQMALRTEQSYLGWLKRFAKFAGEVAPKEITPAHFGDFLTDLATVEKVAAGTQNQAFNAILFFYREVLGLDPGDTAGVVRAPTRRRIPVVLTVPEVTILLGELEGSMALIGRLMYGGGLRVSEVVRLRVKDLDFGQGQLIVRGGKGDKDRTTYLPLSLHEPLRNHLDRVRELHEGDRSLGHGNVWLPDSLQRKYPKAAGEWIWQYVFPAKQLAVDPRSGVVRRHHVMDKTVQREVKRAAGKAGIDKRITPHVLRHSFATHLLQRGKNIRELQELLGHADVSTTMIYTHVLQRTAADDRSPLDDLCGSNSTER
- a CDS encoding leucyl aminopeptidase, with product MSERIQIKASDSASANADLVLFKTKGDFIPRPFRSEEFDGSAQTCLLFHAAERREFYVGLGDADQVTSNSYRQASGQAIRKAINLGSDEILIDVSEIENRVVEIAQGLTVGAYHFDEFQAEKKTKKTVKVVLIGPKKSLKSIRNLIARGISLGQATNYVRHLGNLPGNIITPETLAKEARNLGQEHELKCQIWTKSGLQRDGFGGLLAVGGGSSNDPRLIRLDYTTEKKNAPTLALVGKAITFDSGGLCIKGADHMDEMKFDKMGGCSVLGIMKAVAELKPDCNVIGILASAENMTGGSAYRPGDIVRTFDGQTVEVANTDAEGRIVLADALGYVRERVKPDMVIDMATLTGACVAALGEERGGLFCRDEDLTRIMQKCGEQTGERVWPLPFEEEFDSQIESEVADVRNLGKTRWGGASTAATFLARWTKGLPHIHLDIAGPAMTAIPKQYRGPGATGFGVGLVYAFVESWTQLNQKSK
- a CDS encoding helix-turn-helix domain-containing protein is translated as MAEDKVVERRREIVDRIIAGETQVSIAKEIGVTRQAINQIYRSFQEEGEAYFERPGRGRQREVDLLSPDEKQQMVDWVLANPPSAIGAKEKRWTLRLVKRAIVHQLDKRVRLPVAHGVFHAAFPERVTVLPSEKGMRRRPRKPKTESSSTTPTQSPSQTAPRPRVTSSRETEDGFPSIEEMAEMNRATLEARKGKPTAKAKRKK
- a CDS encoding tetratricopeptide repeat protein; its protein translation is MKETSTSITPHKINKPIQILGAWLAGLILIDTSFLTAAQFLDEPSWLSSLLVIASILNVPLFLFGLYQLQTKFRKELQDDEYYSKHLERESEKDYEQRLNILEKEKKNALLTVEGGEKFSSKIDGFSSAVKKVKRENEYTASDWSFLGIEEYRKNNFRLAQSYFEKALELDPEEIMSLNNLGTLLNCNGRYQEALDMLDKAISIDPKYPLPYHNKGNVFINTEEYDEAEKFFRLAHKLMPKHPAPLNSIGCALFKKKEDEEALIYFDLALLLDPKYPDPYIGRGSLKYHNSDYWGAVSDATKAIVLGKKDSMPFKNRALAYKKLELFSKAASDYETLSRIEPDKIDWIKQSADNFYRANDYEKAKAAYSKIGINHDEYASAQLNLIEISLLHNEVEEAKHKLELLSNVVKGEDNIVVLKIFEYICSSMSDSLGDKEKEEYLNFFESKSEFGWSLKEIKELSNKDFVTSSQKKEIEELVTKIQNKPNSNKAVEVTARSSASRSTSL
- a CDS encoding class I SAM-dependent methyltransferase; protein product: MKLTEGNSEYNEGTDWERRYREGNAPWDHGKSVPAVAEALEFFGKPRKILVPGCGFGHDVAALSRGGHEVEGWDLAPTAVAQARELYAEAGVRFDVRNLLTAEVEEDAFDGVFEHTFLCAIGPDHWRTASDQFARLLKPGGLFFAILFTEMEEENPPPWGISADQVRELFSPTFEILGTRRPREAFSRRIGEETLWEMRLRG
- a CDS encoding Gfo/Idh/MocA family protein, coding for MSKDGMNYAPEAATEKVVEKGEFVFAASHFDHGHIYGQLSNLAKAGGTLKWVYSEDPAKLDPIKDHLDAGTKVATRFEDILEDPEVQLVTSAAIPNRRAEVGFQVMDAGKDYFTDKSPFTTLEQLAQARAKIAETGRKYMVSYSERLMNESAWHAGELIKNGAIGRVLQILNLAPHNLAASSRPAWFFDKEAYGGIITDIGSHQFEQFLEYSGATDGQVLSARVENFANAETPGLEDFGEASLQLSTGASAYCRMDWFNPAKSRTWGDGRTFILGEKGYMELRKYINVCEENGGNKIFLVNNDTEEMIECAGRVGFPFFGRFILDCLNRTEKAMTQDHALKAAELSMLAQQEADRKS
- a CDS encoding sugar phosphate isomerase/epimerase family protein; this translates as MKTSQIAIQFYTLRDFTNSVEDFAETCRKVAAIGYQAVQISGVDYSVVPTEKIKEICAENGLTICATHEPSDLVLDNPEQVVKNLSALGTKATAYPFPKDIDFGSEESVAGLIQKLNASGKVLADAGMVLTYHNHHHEFRKLDGRIILERIYAETDPEHLQGEIDTYWVQFGGGDPAGWCRCLKNRLPLLHLKDYRINDETQVEFSEIGQGNLNIPGIISAAEESGCEWFIVEQDSCPGDPFESIKISFDYLKTLAID